ttataaacattaaatattatggatctttttaaaaaaatagagataggttgtaaccttattttcgagttggtcgGGTTGACCCGATCGTAAACTCGCAAACCGAATAAACggttttccaaaaattcaacttaaCCTAACCTAAaccggaaaaaaaaaaaaaaaaaaaaaacctacctaacatttatgatttgaatCACGTAGTTCGAGTTAAATCATATAAACACCCCTGTAAACCACGTCCAttcattccaaattttttatacaattttGACGACGTtcgtaacaaaaaaaaataataataaaaaaaaaatgaaaacgcatgtgttctaaaaaaaaatactaaaaaagaaagcaaaacaTGGTGATCCAATCCTAGGACAACTCGAAAAGatttttgtataatatttGTGACTACCTCATGGTTATCTTTGAGCAACGCCTCATATTGTAAATGACACCGAATTTCCTAATTACATTTTGCATTTGAAGCCTAATTTTACACGGTGAAGCCCACAAAACCGTTGGTGAGACCCCACAATGGCCGTTTCTCCATTTCTACTTCTCGCTCGCATTTCATTCTCCTTTTCTCCTCTTCCGTCCTCCTCTTCAATACCCTTTTCACACCTTTCCAAAACCCAGCTTCGATTCCATTTCTCCTTTTGGGTTGAATTTCAGGCAGTGCAGTggttgattgattgattgattgattcattgattgattgattcttcAGCTTCGTGTTTGATTTAGGGGTTTCCCAGTTGTTATGATCGGGAAATGGGAAATTTCTTTGAGTTCTAGGGCTTCTATGTGTCTAATCTGCGTGTTCTAGAGGTGGGTTTGTGGGGaattttgaagagaaaatTAGAATGTCGAATCTATATGGGGATTATAATCAGAAGATTGATTATGTTTTCAAAGTTGTTTTGATCGGAGATTCGGCCGTCGGCAAAACCCAACTCCTTTCGCGATTTTCAAGGAATGAATTTAGCGTTGATTCCAAAGCTACTATTGGAGTCGAGTTTCAGACTAAAACTCTCGTTATTGATCAGAAAACAGTGAAAGCCCAGATATGGGATACTGCTGGACAGGAGAGGTATGTTGGTTTAattcttcttgttttgtttctcgTCGAGTACTTCATTGTGTTCATGCTTTTGGATCTGTGATAGCTTTTAGAGATGAAAATTGGAATGTGCTCTTCAACTTTGTTGTAACTTATAGCTTGAGTAGATGAATGATTGTACGATAGAACATagaatttgtaacagctcaagccgaCCGctaggggaatgaagcattccttataagggtgtgagaacctctccctagtagacgccttttaaagccttgagttgttacaaatggtattagaggcaGTCActggacgctgggccccgaagggggtagattgttagaccctacatcggttggagagagaaacgaagtattacttataagagtgtggaaacctctccctagcaaacagaTGCAgtttaaaacctcgaggggaagcccaaagaggaatatctgttagcggtgggtttggggattccacacccttatgaagaatgttttgttctcctctccaaccaatgtgggatcttacaataaGAGGATAGTTTCTAGATGAGTACTCATTTCATTGCACAGCTCTGaaagatgtgttttaaaaccttgaggggaagcctaaagaggacaatatttgctagcgtgagtttgggctgttacaaatagtatcaaagccagacactgagcggtatgctagcgaggacgctgggcccctaagggggtggattgtgagaccccacgtcggttggagaggggaacgatgttaggaatcacggatctccacaatggtatgatattgttcactttgagcataagctctcatggctttgctttgggcttccctaaaaggcctcataccaatggagatagtattccttgcttataaacccatgatcattccctaaattagccaatgtgggactcacacccaacaatcctctcctcgaacaaagaacactataagcctccctttaatcgaggctcgactcctttctctggagccctcgaacaaagtaccctctttgttcgacacttagTTACTTTtaactacaccttcgaggctcacaattcggtgttcgatatttgaggattctattgtcatgactaagtttagggcatgaatCTGATACCatacggatctccacaatggtatgatattgtcccctttgagcataagctctcatggctttgctttgggcttccccaaaaggcctcataccaatggagatagtattccttgcttataaactcatgatcattccctaaattagccaaggtAGGACTCACACCCAACAATCCTTAacaaacgaagcattccttataagggtgtggagacctctcactagtagacgcgttttaaagccttgagaagaaacccaaaagggaaagcccaaagtggacaatatcggctagaaTCAGAGAGCAAAAGTTTAGAACCCTTGAATAGAATTGAAacttgttttgttgttgttttctcTGTACTCTCAAATCCAGAGAGATTGCAGAGATCCATTTATGTTTGAATGAGCTTGTGGTGATTGGAATTGTGTTCAAGTTCCATTTTATCAGCTTTTGTGTATTAGCATGGTCtactttctattattttttcctgTGTTTCTTATATATAGCTGCAGCGCATTCTTGTCCTGTTTCAGATTTATTGAAATTGTTGTGATAAGATCGATAAGTCATAGGTTTGTTTTATGTATGCTTGGAAATGACACAATGAAAGAATTTGTTGGGAGAAAAATGAGAAGGGTTTGATCTATGTGGGACTCGAGTAGTTCAACACGGTGAGGCCCGACTTTCGTGATTCTCTTATTGTAGGATCGGAATGCAAACACAAGAGGACTCGGTTCTGCATAAATTTGAGAGGAAGGTAGGGGAAAAGGTGAGTGAAGTCGGGGGGGAGTCGGAGACCTTTCTCGAGTTTGCtaacttttgttcttttgctAAGAGGATTGATACAAAAGTGTATTTCAAGTCAGGGAAGTTCTATCAAATTGctattagaaaattttcttaggCTTGCCTTGGAGTCACTCGAGTTGCACTTAGGATTAGTTGTGCGGAAGCTtgatgtaacagcctaagtccaccgctagcagatactgttctctttgggctttccctttcgagcttcccctcaaggtttctaaaacgcgtttgctagggagaggtttccatacccttataaagaatgcttcattcccctctccaatcgatatgggttctttcaatccacccctcttcggggttcgtccaacatcctcgctagcacaccgtctggtgtccacccccctttagagttcagcctcctcgctagcacatcacctggtgtctggctctgatataatttgtaacagcttaagcctactgctagcagatattgtcctctttgggttttccctttcaggcttcctctcaaggtttttaaaacgcatctgctagggagagatttccatacccttataaagaatgtttcgttcttctctccaatcgatgtgggatctcataaccCATCCCNTTaggcccaacgtcttcgctggcactcgttcccctctccaatcgatgtggaacccccccaatccaccccattcAGGACTTAACGTCCtggttggcacaccgcttggtgtcgATCCCCCTTCAGAATTCAGCCtcatcgctggcacatcatccgACGTCTGACTCTGGTAtcatctgtaacagcccaagcccaccgctagcaagtattgtcccctttgggcttttcctttcgagttttacctcaaggtttttaaaacgcgtctgctagggagaggtttccacacccttataaaaaatgtttcgtttccctctctaatcgatgttgGATCTTCACACCTGAAGTGGCAAGTAACAGAAAGGAAATTATCATTTGGATTAACCAATGAATAAGTTGCTGAAGCAAAGGGAGGAGGAATGAATTGTGACGAGGGACAAGACAGTTGAATTAAGGAGAGGGAGAGGCTAGTGAGATAATGAGGAGGAAGTCAGGCATAAATGAACTAACCGCAAGAAGGCTAGAGCTGCCTCAATTGAATGGAGTCAATCCGGATGGATGGACGAGTCGTCAATCTCTTTGTACTCGGTGAAGTTCAAGCTGGCGAAGATAGCTTGATTTCCTACGACATCGCACGAAGGAACGCCATATGAGCTTTTTTTAGCTCTACAACAGGAGAGTAGTGTGTACTAACTCAATGGATTGGCAGAGCAATGGTGGACGCCCCATCGGAAAGGTGGAAGTTCGGATAGGGTCTTGATGAATAAACGAGCCACGAGTTCGGTTTATGTATTCGAGGAAGAAAACGAGAGAATTGGGTTAACTTGAATGCTAACCAGAAGGGTGTGAGTTATGCAGGACTTGAATTAGTTAGGAGTAGTGAGGTGTGTCATTTATAACTCCGATATCATCAGTGAGAGATGTTGAAGGAGAACGTTATGGAGAAGTTGAGGAGAGTTCGATACGTATATCTGACGAAATAAGATTCCGAAAATCGATGTTATGAACTTAAATTGTGTAGATTACCATGAAGTTGTTCATAGTTTCTTATGATATCTTGTCATCTCCATTGTCAGATACCGAGCAGTGACAAGTGCATACTACAGAGGTGCAGTAGGAGCCATGCTAGTTTACGATATGACGAAGCGTCAATCGTTCGACCACATGGCACGGTGGCTGGAGGAGCTAAGAGGACATGCTGATAAGAACATCGTCATAATGCTCATCGGAAACAAATGCGACTTAGGAAGCCTCCGAGCAGTGCCAACAGAAGATGCACAAGAATTTGCTGAAAGAGAGAACCTGTTCTTCATGGAGACGTCGGCTCTGGAGTCGACGAACGTCGAAACTGCGTTCTTCAGAATTCTAACAGAGATTTATAGGATAATCAGCAAGAAGAGTCTTGCAGCTGGGGAATCGATAGATATTGGCGTGAATCCAGCGCTGTTTAAAGGGACAAACATAGTTGTTCCTGGACAGGACCAGGCTGGTGGGAGAAAAGGGTGTTGCTTTGCCTCATGAGTTTCCATATAATTCCATCATCATTTCAGTTGGGACATTGTTTTTCTATTCCACTTTTGATTTATACTTCAtgtatttgtattttgtaGAGGAACTGGCTTTATACCATGGATGAAGGATTAGTGAAGCTTATCATCTCTTttatctctctccctctctttgaaccattttttttttaaaattcaaacgcCCCAACGTTTCAGTATTCTCCTGTATACCCTACGACATAATCATGTTATCTACTTGTCTAGGATTTGAATCAGGAGTTGGAATCTAGATTCGACATTTGATGTCTCTTACATATCCTGCGACATGGTTGTGTTACCTACTTGTCTATCGTTCGAGTCAGGATTTGGAATCTGAATTCGACATTTGATGTCTCTTGCATACCCTAcaacatggtcacgttacctaCTTGTCAAGCAAAACAAGTAGTATAGGTATAACTTTACTATCCTAATAGTCACTTTTATTCAGATATGATCTTGGTTCATTTATGTATCAGGTGTTATGTATGAACCAAAACTGAAGAACCTTACTAGATATACTCAAACACACCAGACTTAGCTTTTCCACAAAATTCATGTTTCATCACCCAAAGATGATTGTGAAggtaattatgaaataaccAACTGTAATTACCGTCAAATAGTTATCATCATTTAAAGGTGACCGTGTTTTAACCAATGTGCAATCATCACATACGAACA
This sequence is a window from Cucurbita pepo subsp. pepo cultivar mu-cu-16 chromosome LG19, ASM280686v2, whole genome shotgun sequence. Protein-coding genes within it:
- the LOC111782067 gene encoding ras-related protein RABA4d is translated as MSNLYGDYNQKIDYVFKVVLIGDSAVGKTQLLSRFSRNEFSVDSKATIGVEFQTKTLVIDQKTVKAQIWDTAGQERYRAVTSAYYRGAVGAMLVYDMTKRQSFDHMARWLEELRGHADKNIVIMLIGNKCDLGSLRAVPTEDAQEFAERENLFFMETSALESTNVETAFFRILTEIYRIISKKSLAAGESIDIGVNPALFKGTNIVVPGQDQAGGRKGCCFAS